The Streptomyces sp. NBC_00597 DNA segment GCGGCTACCGCCGTACCGGTCGTGCAGCTCCTTGCGCTTGATGGTCTGGCCGGGGAGCAGGTGCCAGGCAGGGGCGGTGTCCCCGACCTGCCCGCTGGCGAAAGCCTCTTCGAAGGCACTCCACTGCTCCTCCGTCACCCTGTGGGGGTTCGTGGCGAACAGGGAGCGCAGCGGGGACCGCTCTTGAAAGCGCGCGTCCTCCTGGAAACGCTGCCGCGGGACCGCCTGCGTGAGCCACTCGTCCATGACCAGCGGCGCGTACCAACGCGTCCCCGGGTCCTCCTGCCAGTACTCGTCGGGGGCGCTCGCCTGCTGCGTCGGGACGCCGGTGATGCGCCCCCTGCCGACGAGTCCGCCGCGGGGCCCCGTCACCCACATGACGAACTGGTCGCCTGCGACCAACTCCTTGAGGTGCCGCCCGACGCTCCAGGAACTCAGGTCGTGCCCGTCCTGCCGGTACCTGTCGAGCTCGAACATCTCCTGGTTGCACGCCAAAAGCCACGTCGCCATACCCACCCCCGTCGGGTCGAGGAGATCAACCACACGAGGCTACGACAGGGGTACGACAGGACACCCGGGCGCCGGCGGGGGCCGGGACTCCCCGAAGGACACGGCACGGGCATCTCGCCCGAGCACACGCGAGCCGGCCACGGATCGAACGCGATGCACGGCGGTCGAGGTCCGGCAGAAGGAGACCTGGCCGCCGGCAAGAGCACCGCGGCGGCGCGCAACGGCCGGATCCTCTTCGAGGGCGAATCCGGGCAGTCGACGACGCCGCCGCGGGCGAGGAAGTGGGGAACGCCAGGGCCGCGCAGCCCTTAGATGAAGTTCTTGTCGACCAAGAGGCTCACGACCTCCCGATAGAAGTCAGGGTAATCCATCGGGACGATACCCAAGTGGGTCCTCTCGTTCCTCCTGTCCTTCAGATACTTGATGACATCCGGCAAAATGATCTTTGTGGTCACCTGGGGCCACATGTTGTCCGAGTAGCTCGTGAAATTCACATACATCTGATCGGCGTTTTGGTTCCGCCAGGCATCGTCGAAATGATTCACGATGGCCTTGATCTTCGCGAAATTGTTAGTGTTCCAGATGTCCTGCGTATTGAAATACTTGCTGCCGGACCAATCGAGTATGCCCCAAGTGTTTTCGAAGTCTGCTGCCACGATGACCTTGCCGCGAACCTGCCCCAAATGGGGCCAGGACGGGTTAGTCCAGACCAGACTCCTGTAGCCCAAGTCGTCCAGGTAGTAGTTGAAGCGGCGCCGGAACTCTACGGGGTCAAGGGCCTGCCCGCCCTCGTTTTCATTCTTCACCCGCATGATGACGGTCTCGCTGCGATACTCTCGCAAGTACCTGCGGCAGTCTTCCAGAACATCCTGAAAACGCTTTTCCTGATACCAGGAGCCGTGGTAGACGCCAAGCTCG contains these protein-coding regions:
- a CDS encoding phosphatidylinositol-specific phospholipase C; this translates as MSPTRRDVLKWGVGAGGMAAAATLGLPASAHAADYYFSWMARLPDNTYLPHLTIPGTHDSCCTDPSNGTKWAQTQNWGVTEQLQRGIRFLDIRLNGLQGARNELGVYHGSWYQEKRFQDVLEDCRRYLREYRSETVIMRVKNENEGGQALDPVEFRRRFNYYLDDLGYRSLVWTNPSWPHLGQVRGKVIVAADFENTWGILDWSGSKYFNTQDIWNTNNFAKIKAIVNHFDDAWRNQNADQMYVNFTSYSDNMWPQVTTKIILPDVIKYLKDRRNERTHLGIVPMDYPDFYREVVSLLVDKNFI